Proteins encoded together in one Janthinobacterium tructae window:
- a CDS encoding acyl-CoA dehydrogenase, with translation MSKTVFDWNSPLLLEEQLTGDERAVLEAARDYCQGSLVPRVLESFRHGHTDAAIFREMGELGLLGTTIPEEYGGAGLNYVCYGLAAREVERVDSGYRSMMSVQSSLVMVPIHAFGNEETKQKYLPKLATGEFIGCFGLTEPNHGSDPGSMVTRARKVPGGYSLSGAKMWITNSPIADVFVVWAKDDEGAIRGFVLEKGWKGLSAPEIHGKVGLRTSITGEIVMDEVFCPEENAFPDVRGLKGPFTCLNSARYGIAWGALGAAEDCYLKARQYTMDRQQFGRPLAANQLVQKKLADMLTEITMGLQGCLRLGRMKDEGSPAVEITSIMKRNSCGKALDIARVARDMMGGNGISDEFGVIRHLVNLEVVNTYEGTHDVHALIIGRAITGIAAFSN, from the coding sequence ATGAGCAAAACCGTATTCGACTGGAATTCCCCCCTGCTGCTGGAAGAACAACTGACGGGCGACGAACGTGCCGTGCTGGAAGCGGCCCGCGACTATTGCCAGGGCAGCCTGGTGCCGCGCGTCCTCGAATCGTTCCGCCATGGCCACACGGACGCGGCCATCTTCCGCGAAATGGGAGAATTGGGCTTGCTGGGCACGACCATCCCCGAAGAATACGGCGGCGCCGGCCTGAACTACGTCTGCTACGGCCTGGCAGCGCGCGAAGTCGAGCGTGTCGATTCCGGCTACCGCTCGATGATGAGCGTGCAATCGTCGCTGGTGATGGTGCCTATCCATGCCTTCGGCAACGAAGAAACGAAACAGAAATACCTGCCGAAACTGGCGACGGGCGAATTCATCGGTTGCTTCGGCCTGACGGAACCGAACCACGGCTCCGATCCGGGCAGCATGGTCACCCGTGCGCGCAAGGTGCCGGGCGGCTACAGCCTGTCCGGCGCCAAGATGTGGATCACCAACAGCCCGATTGCCGACGTGTTCGTCGTCTGGGCCAAGGACGATGAAGGCGCGATCCGCGGCTTCGTGCTGGAAAAAGGCTGGAAGGGTTTGTCGGCGCCGGAAATCCACGGCAAGGTCGGCTTGCGCACCAGCATCACCGGTGAAATCGTCATGGATGAAGTATTTTGCCCGGAAGAAAACGCCTTCCCCGACGTACGCGGCTTGAAGGGTCCATTTACCTGCCTGAACAGCGCCCGCTACGGCATCGCCTGGGGCGCGCTGGGCGCGGCGGAAGACTGCTATCTGAAGGCACGCCAGTACACGATGGACCGCCAGCAATTCGGCCGTCCGCTGGCCGCGAACCAGCTGGTGCAAAAGAAACTGGCCGATATGCTGACGGAAATCACCATGGGCTTGCAAGGCTGTTTGCGCCTGGGCCGCATGAAGGATGAGGGTTCGCCCGCCGTGGAAATCACCTCGATCATGAAACGCAACAGCTGCGGCAAGGCGCTCGATATCGCCCGCGTGGCGCGCGACATGATGGGCGGCAACGGCATTTCCGACGAGTTCGGCGTCATCCGCCACCTGGTCAACCTGGAAGTGGTCAACACCTATGAAGGCACGCACGATGTGCACGCGCTGATCATCGGCCGCGCCATCACCGGCATCGCCGCCTTCAGCAACTGA